One Methanoculleus sp. 7T genomic window carries:
- a CDS encoding archaemetzincin family Zn-dependent metalloprotease, protein MPYENIYRAQSGTRLMAIGKKRGRPGAEVAASSYAALQGGSPPPECLIDTIKSLHAGTRHRDAAMSIILIPIGKVDPGEMKLLESPLKAEFSCDVAIGKKIPLPAAALNAARNQYDAEVMLEHLSLSGETAGYDRVLGVTDVDLYLPGMNFVFGLAGRRNAVISLRRLRQSFYNQPEGAGVFRRRAVVEAVHELGHTFGLAHCEDPRCVMRFSNTIAETDRKGPAFCTACRSRIRTGEAGGR, encoded by the coding sequence ATGCCGTATGAAAATATCTACCGTGCGCAGTCGGGGACCCGGCTCATGGCAATCGGTAAAAAAAGGGGCCGGCCGGGTGCGGAAGTCGCGGCATCATCCTATGCGGCCCTGCAGGGCGGCTCTCCGCCACCGGAATGCCTGATCGATACCATCAAATCCTTGCACGCCGGTACCCGGCACCGAGATGCCGCCATGAGTATCATCCTCATCCCTATCGGAAAGGTCGATCCTGGAGAGATGAAACTGCTTGAGAGCCCGCTGAAGGCGGAATTCTCCTGCGATGTAGCGATCGGGAAGAAGATCCCGCTTCCTGCAGCCGCGCTGAACGCCGCCCGCAATCAGTACGATGCGGAGGTGATGCTCGAGCACCTCTCGCTCTCCGGGGAGACCGCCGGCTACGACCGGGTGCTGGGGGTTACCGACGTCGATCTCTACCTCCCGGGCATGAACTTCGTCTTCGGGCTCGCGGGCCGGAGGAACGCCGTGATCTCTCTCCGCCGCCTCAGGCAGTCGTTTTACAACCAGCCTGAGGGCGCAGGAGTCTTCCGGCGCCGTGCTGTTGTGGAGGCGGTGCACGAGCTCGGGCACACTTTCGGGCTCGCCCATTGTGAAGATCCTCGGTGCGTCATGCGCTTCTCAAACACCATCGCTGAGACCGACCGGAAGGGACCGGCGTTCTGCACGGCCTGCCGCTCAAGAATTCGCACCGGGGAGGCCGGAGGACGGTGA